Proteins encoded together in one Chelonoidis abingdonii isolate Lonesome George chromosome 1, CheloAbing_2.0, whole genome shotgun sequence window:
- the MID1IP1 gene encoding mid1-interacting protein 1: MMQICDSYSQKHSLFNAMNRFIGAVNNMDQTVMVPSLLRDVPLLLEELDSGGGCGEGDPQLSPGDAGAFFSRRDMYSHYLLLKSIRNDIEWGVLQQGAEEASWKKDKLSGDISRGLPEAAVEEEDLEKQFHYHLSGLHTVLSKLTRKANVLTNRYKQEIGFSNWGH, translated from the coding sequence ATGATGCAGATCTGCGACTCCTACAGCCAGAAACACTCCCTCTTTAATGCCATGAACCGCTTCATCGGGGCCGTCAACAACATGGACCAGACAGTGATGGTGCCCAGCCTGCTGCGGGAcgtgccgctgctgctggaggagctggacTCCGGGGGCGGCTGCGGGGAAGGGGATCCCCAGCTGTCGCCGGGGGACGCCGGCGCCTTCTTCTCCCGCAGGGACATGTACAGCCATTACCTGCTGCTCAAGTCCATCCGCAACGACATCgagtggggggtgctgcagcagggCGCCGAGGAGGCCAGCTGGAAGAAGGACAAGCTGAGCGGGGACATTAGCCGGGGCCTCCCGGAGGCCGcggtggaggaggaggatctggagAAGCAATTCCACTATCACCTGAGCGGACTCCACACGGTGCTCTCCAAACTCACCCGCAAGGCCAACGTGCTCACCAACAGATACAAGCAGGAGATCGGCTTCAGCAACTGGGGGCACTGA